The following are encoded together in the Lathyrus oleraceus cultivar Zhongwan6 chromosome 3, CAAS_Psat_ZW6_1.0, whole genome shotgun sequence genome:
- the LOC127125973 gene encoding uncharacterized protein LOC127125973 — MDPPNADILELKEMVRDLFGIVQGLALGQKAMAERLERIEGWMIKEKVQGKAPSSEVTNPSDSVVKKLSGSGLLEKKVDLSGVPAKKERSKDRYHPYAAVVTAPVGNPPVPQQQPPPQQKALRARSQVKKKKEERQFEEPPVTYTLLFRRLRDLGLVRPRILIPVAQQKRPAHYDENARCEFHSEAPGHNVEGCRAFKHVVQDMVDSKVISLAQIMDGDVNPVPRKGPVKMKMVKKVKKGMGMTEEDQLKGPMPTAPKTLVQDGAFPVVDICCAAAITEGLMRDTTQKMVEMDSEKFETPGQAIETIKVENAVVIGKEKKLSISSYKQALEVVKNKEARGWGRIIDIVVKADMFGIGYPDQESSRPNRGRRPPYIFVSAGMLNSDQACSVSGEIDRDRELELWIKSCVPGDWKASKSITVAHPEE; from the coding sequence atggatcctcccaacgccgatatcctcgaactgaaagagatggtgagaGATTTGTTCGgtattgtgcaagggcttgccctggggcagaaagccatggccgagagattggaaaggattgagggctggatgatcaaggagaaagttcaggggaaAGCTCCATCATCCGAAGTGACAAATCCCTCTGACTCTGTAGTGAAGAAACTCTCTGGCAGTGGCCTGCTCGAGAAAAAGGTTGACTTAagtggtgtgccagcaaagaaagaacgcagtaaggatcgttatcatccttatgctgctGTTGTAACCgctcctgttggtaatccacctgtaccacagcaacaaccaccacctcaacagaaagcacTGAGAGCTAGGAGCCAAgtgaagaagaaaaaggaagAGCGTCAGTTCgaggaaccacctgtgacctacacccttttgttcaggagattgagggatttggggttagtccggccaaggattttgattcccgtagcacaacagaagaggcctgcacactatgatgagaatgccaggtgcgagttccattctgaggcacccgggcacaatgttgagggttgtagggctttcaagcatgtcgtccaggacatggtggactctaaagttatcagcttggcacagatcatggatggggatgtcaaccctgtacccaggaagggtcctgtaaagatgaagatggtgaaaaaggtcaagaaaggaatggggatgactgaggaagatcagttaaAGGGTCCGATGCCTACGGCCCCAAAAACTCTGgtgcaggatggagctttccctgttgttgataTTTGTTGTGCGGCTGCCATCACAGAGGGATTGATGAGggacacgacccagaagatggtggaaatggacagtgaaaaatttgaaacacccGGTCAAGCAATTGAAACCATCAAGGTAGAGAATGCTGTTGTTATTGGGAAAGAGAaaaagctgtccatttcttcctataaacaagctctagaggtggtgaagaacaaagaggcccgaggttggggaaggatcattgacatagtggtgaaggcagacatgttcgggattggttatccagatcaagagtcgtctagaccaaacagaggacgtcgtccaccgtacatcttcgtcagtgcaggaatgctgaattctgatcaggcttgttcagtgagtggagagatcgaccgcgaccgcgagctagagctgtggataaagtcgtgcgtaccaggcgactggaaggcctccaaaagcatcactgttgctcatccggaagagtag
- the LOC127125974 gene encoding DNA glycosylase/AP lyase ROS1, with amino-acid sequence MLSNSALTFVPNEIKECEPIIEMPASPEPQRTELVDFETKHDEEIYYSYNNQDDEDMEDMLTFNLSSHGSSCLPKTLDIFFDGFDQGMNTSTALVTLHPCAANTPLPKVKEASRLKTERTGYVLPDDHPLLREHAPRVHDDPSPYLLMEWLQAELESSAESNTSDLQDEDKSQTVPET; translated from the coding sequence ATGCTAAGCAACTCTGCACTGACGTTTGTTCCGAATGAGATTAAAGAATGTGAGCCTATAATTGAGATGCCTGCATCACCGGAACCTCAAAGAACAGAGTTGGTTGATTTTGAAACAAAGCATGATGAAGAGATTTACTATAGTTATAATAACCAAGATGATGAAGACATGGAAGATATGCTGACATTCAACCTAAGTAGTCATGGATCATCATGCTTGCCAAAGACCCTTGATATTTTTTTCGATGGATTTGACCAAGGCATGAATACATCAACGGCTTTAGTTACATTACATCCCTGTGCTGCAAACACCCCTTTACCAAAAGTGAAAGAAGCTAGCCGTCTCAAAACCGAGCGCACAGGTTATGTTCTCCCAGATGATCACCCTCTCCTAAGAGAGCATGCTCCACGTGTACATGATGATCCTTCTCCTTATCTTCTAATGGAATGGCTACAAGCGGAGTTAGAAAGCTCGGCTGAATCAAATACATCTGACTTGCAAGATGAAGATAAAAGTCAAACAGTTCCTGAAACATAA
- the LOC127125976 gene encoding MDIS1-interacting receptor like kinase 1, translating to MQMKTQFFIFFCYIVFFCFSYSFSAALNNEVLALLSIKSGLVDPLNALEDWKLDSPHCNWTGIKCNSAGTVEILDLSRKNLSGVVSNDIQRLQSLTSLNLCCNAFSSKLPKSISNLTTLNILDVSQNFFIGEFPLGLGKASRLTALNGSSNEFSGTIPLDIGNATLLEMLDLRGSFFEGSIPKTFGNLHKLKFLGLSGNNLTGKIPGELGKLSSLEYMILGYNEFEGEIPLEFGNLASLEYLDLAVSNLGGEIPYELGNLKLLDTLFLYNNNFEGRIPSQIGNMTSLQFLDLSDNILTGKIPDEIGLLKNLKLLNFMGNQLSGFVPFGIGNLPQLEVLELWNNSLSGPLPSNLGKNSQLQWLDVSSNSLSGEIPETLCSQGNLTKLILFNNAFSGSIPSSLSKCSSLVRVRIHNNFLSGSVPVGLGKLEKLQRLELANNSLTSEIPDDIPSSTSLSFIDLSRNKLHSSLPSTILSIPNLQVFMVSNNNLEGKIPNQFQDSPSLTVLDLSSNHLSGAIPESIGSCQKLVNLNLQNNLLIGEIPKELANMPTMAMLDLSNNSLTGHIPENFGLSPALEAFNVSYNKLEGSVPENGMLRTINPNNLVGNAGLCGGILPSCDQNSAYSSRYGSSHAKHVITGWIIGISSILAIGITILLARSLYVRWYTGGFCFKERFYKGNKGWPWRLIAFQRLGFTSTEILACIKETNVIGMGATGIVYKAEVPQSNTIVAVKKLWRSGNDVEVGRGSDELVGEVNLLGRLRHRNIVRLLGFLHNDTDLMIVYEFMHNGNLGDALHGKQAVRQLVDWVSRYNIALGVAQGLAYLHHDCYPPVIHRDIKSNNILLDANLEARIADFGLAKMMIRKNETVSMVAGSYGYIAPEYGYALKVDEKIDVYSYGVVLLELVTGKRPLDAEFGESVDIVEWIRRKIREKKSLEEALDPSVGNCRHVIEEMLLVLRIAVVCTAKLPKDRPSMRDVIMMLGEAKPRRKISGKNETSLADNMNNKEMSVFSTSPVSGLL from the exons ATGCAGATGAAAACACAGTTTTTCATTTTCTTCTGTTACATTGTCTTTTTTTGTTTCTCTTACAGTTTTTCTGCTGCTTTGAATAATGAAGTATTGGCTTTGCTTTCGATAAAATCTGGTCTTGTTGATCCTTTAAACGCTCTTGAGGATTGGAAGTTGGATTCACCTCATTGTAACTGGACCGGAATAAAATGCAACTCGGCCGGAACCGTGGAGATTCTCGATCTCTCCCGCAAGAATCTCAGTGGTGTAGTGTCCAATGACATACAAAGACTTCAATCTCTTACTTCTCTTAACTTATGTTGCAATGCATTTTCATCAAAATTACCAAAATCTATATCCAACCTTACCACATTGAACATTCTTGATGTAAGTCAGAATTTCTTCATTGGTGAATTTCCATTAGGACTTGGAAAGGCGTCGAGATTAACAGCGTTAAATGGTTCGAGCAATGAATTCTCAGGTACAATTCCTTTGGACATTGGAAATGCAACTTTGTTAGAAATGCTTGATCTCAGAGGCAGTTTCTTTGAAGGCTCAATTCCGAAAACATTTGGAAACTTGCATAAGTTGAAGTTTCTTGGTTTATCTGGGAATAATCTCACCGGAAAAATTCCTGGCGAGCTTGGAAAACTTTCATCATTGGAATATATGATTCTTGGATATAACGAATTCGAAGGCGAGATTCCATTAGAATTTGGAAATCTCGCTAGTCTTGAGTATCTTGATTTAGCAGTTTCCAATCTTGGTGGTGAGATTCCATATGAATTGGGAAATCTCAAGCTATTGGATACACTTTTCTTATACAACAACAATTTTGAAGGAAGAATTCCATCACAAATTGGTAACATGACTTCTCTGCAGTTTTTGGATCTTTCTGATAACATTTTGACAGGAAAAATTCCAGATGAAATAGGTCTGCTGAAGAATTTGAAGCTTTTGAACTTCATGGGAAACCAGTTATCTGGTTTTGTTCCTTTTGGCATTGGTAATTTGCCTCAACTGGAAGTTCTTGAGCTATGGAACAATTCATTATCAGGTCCATTGCCTAGTAACCTCGGCAAGAATTCACAGTTGCAATGGTTGGATGTATCGTCCAATTCACTATCCGGAGAGATTCCGGAAACTCTTTGCAGCCAAGGAAATCTCACAAAGCTGATACTTTTCAACAATGCTTTCTCTGGTTCAATTCCATCAAGCTTATCAAAATGTTCTTCGCTTGTTCGTGTTCGAATCCACAACAATTTTCTGTCTGGATCCGTTCCTGTTGGTCTTGGCAAGCTTGAGAAGCTTCAAAGGTTAGAATTAGCTAACAATAGTCTCACTAGTGAAATTCCAGATGATATTCCTTCTTCAACATCTCTTTCTTTCATTGATCTCTCAAGAAACAAACTCCATTCTTCTCTACCTTCCACTATTCTCTCCATTCCAAATCTTCAAGTTTTTATGGTCTCCAACAACAACTTAGAAGGTAAAATACCAAACCAATTTCAGGACTCTCCTTCACTTACTGTTCTTGATCTCTCGTCGAATCATTTATCCGGCGCCATTCCAGAAAGCATAGGTTCATGTCAAAAACTAGTAAATTTGAACCTGCAAAACAACCTTTTGATAGGTGAAATCCCAAAAGAACTAGCGAACATGCCTACAATGGCAATGCTTGATCTCTCCAACAACTCGTTGACCGGTCATATACCTGAAAACTTTGGTTTATCACCAGCTTTAGAAGCATTTAATGTTTCATACAACAAGCTTGAAGGTTCTGTGCCAGAAAATGGTATGCTAAGAACTATAAACCCGAACAATCTCGTCGGTAATGCTGGCCTATGTGGCGGAATTCTCCCTTCATGTGACCAAAACTCGGCATACTCCTCAAGGTATGGAAGTTCACATGCAAAACATGTTATCACAGGATGGATCATTGGAATATCATCAATTCTAGCCATTGGAATTACAATTTTGCTAGCAAGATCTTTATATGTAAGGTGGTACACTGGTGGATTTTGCTTCAAAGAGAGATTTTATAAAGGTAACAAAGGGTGGCCATGGAGATTAATCGCATTTCAGAGACTTGGTTTTACAAGTACCGAAATTCTAGCTTGCATCAAGGAAACAAATGTAATCGGAATGGGAGCTACCGGCATTGTTTACAAAGCCGAGGTACCGCAATCCAATACAATCGTAGCAGTGAAAAAGTTGTGGAGATCAGGAAATGATGTTGAAGTAGGAAGAGGAAGTGATGAACTTGTTGGGGAGGTGAACCTCTTAGGGAGACTAAGACACAGGAACATTGTTAGACTGTTAGGATTTCTTCACAATGACACTGATTTGATGATAGTTTATGAATTTATGCATAATGGAAACCTAGGAGATGCCTTGCATGGTAAGCAAGCTGTTAGACAGCTTGTTGATTGGGTTTCAAGATATAACATAGCTCTGGGAGTTGCTCAAGGACTTGCTTATCTTCATCACGACTGTTACCCGCCGGTTATCCATCGCGACATTAAGTCAAATAATATACTGCTTGATGCAAATCTTGAAGCACGGATAGCAGATTTCGGGTTAGCCAAGATGATGATCCGGAAGAACGAAACTGTCTCCATGGTTGCTGGATCCTATGGCTACATTGCTCCTG AATATGGATATGCATTGAAGGTGGATGAAAAGATTGATGTATACAGTTACGGAGTAGTTTTGTTGGAGCTTGTGACCGGAAAGAGGCCATTAGATGCGGAATTCGGAGAGAGTGTAGACATTGTAGAGTGGATTAGAAGGAAGATCAGAGAGAAGAAATCTCTAGAAGAAGCATTAGATCCAAGTGTAGGAAACTGCAGACATGTTATAGAAGAAATGCTTTTAGTTTTAAGAATAGCAGTTGTTTGCACTGCTAAGCTTCCTAAAGACAGACCAAGCATGAGGGATGTGATAATGATGCTTGGAGAAGCAAAGCCTAGAAGAAAGATTAGTGGAAAAAATGAAACATCTTTAGCAGATAACATGAATAACAAGGAGATGTCAGTTTTTAGTACATCACCAGTTAGTGGTCTTCTCTAG